In the Microcoleus sp. AS-A8 genome, CGATGGGCCACCCTACGCCAATGGCTCCTTGCACATGGGGCACGCCCTCAACAAAATCCTCAAAGACATCATCAATAAATATCAACTGCTGCAAGGGCGTAAGGTTCGCTACGTTCCCGGATGGGACTGCCACGGCTTGCCGATTGAGCTAAAAGTCCTGCAAAATATGAAGTCCGAAGAACGGCAAAACTTGACACCCCTAACACTGCGTCACAAAGCGCGTGACTTTGCCCTGAAAGCCGTGGATGAGCAACGTCAGGGTTTTAAGCGTTATGGCGTCTGGGGAGACTGGGAGCATCCTTACCTGACTTTAACCCCAGAATACGAGGCGGCTCAGATTGGTGTCTTCGGTCAGATGGTCTTGAAAGGCTACATTTACCGAGGATTGAAGCCCGTCCACTGGAGTCCGAGTTCTCAAACTGCATTAGCAGAAGCGGAATTGGAATATCCCGAAGGTCATACCTCCCGTAGTCTCTACGCCGCTTTTAAAATGACTGAGCCAGCGGCAGGCGTAAAAGAGACATTAGAGCCATTTTTGCCTGATTTGGGTGTTGCCATCTGGACAACGACGCCTTGGACGCTTCCCGGTAACCTGGCTGTTGCCGTCAATCCAGAACTCAATTATGCCGTGGTACAGGTCGGCAGTGAAAGCCCGTACAAATACTTAATTGTGGCGGCAGACTTGGTGGAACGCCTGTCTGAAACATTCGGAACGCCGCTGACGGTGAAAGCCACAATGCCAGGAAAGGCATTGGAACACAGTATCTATCAGCATCCACTGTTTGATCGCCAAAGTCCAGTTGTGATTGGTGGTGATTATGTGACCACAGAATCGGGTACCGGATTGGTACACACGGCACCGGGACATGGTCAAGAAGACTATCAGGTTGGTCAACGCTATGGCTTGCCGATTCTTTCGCCCGTGGACGACAAAGGTAACTTTACCCAAGAAGCTGGAAAGTTTGCTGGATTAAATGTCCTCAAGGATGCCAATGAGGCCATTATCCAAGCCATGCAAGCAGCGGGTTCCTTGCTAAAGGAGGAGCCTTATCTCCATAAATACCCCTATGATTGGCGCACGAAGAAGCCGACTATCTTTAGGGCAACAGAGCAGTGGTTTGCTTCGGTCGAGGGATTCCGGGATGAGGCGCTAAAAGCGATCGCATCTGTAAAATGGATTCCGGCTCAAGGGGAAAACCGCATCACGCCAATGGTGGCAGAACGCTCCGATTGGTGCATTTCTCGGCAAAGGAATTGGGGTGTGCCCATCCCTGTCTTCTACGACGAAGCAACGAACGAACCGCTACTCACCGAAGAAACGATCGCACACGTTCAAGCCATCATTGCAGAAAAAGGCTCGGATGCCTGGTGGGAACTATCGGTAGAAGAGTTATTACCCGAAAACTACCGCAATAATGGCAAGTCCTACCGCAAAGGCACCGATACCATGGATGTCTGGTTCGACTCCGGTTCTTCGTGGGCGTCTGTTGTGAATCAACGTGATGAACTGCGCTATCCGGCTGACTTGTACTTAGAGGGTTCAGATCAACACCGAGGCTGGTTCCAGTCCAGTTTGCTCACCAGCGTTGCTAGCAACGGCTGTGCGCCTTACAAAACCGTCTTAACCCACGGCTTTACGGTGGATGAAGAGGGGCGCAAGATGAGTAAATCCCTGGGGAATGGGTTTGACCCGATGGAGGTGATTGAGGGCGGGACAATTCAACTCCAAAAAAAAGGTAAAAAAGAGAAGGTAACGATGCCGCCTTATGGGGCTGATGTGTTACGCCTCTGGGTGTCATCAGTGGACTACTCGGCAGATATTCCCCTAAGTACAACCATCCTCAAGCAGCTAGGAGATGTCCGGGGCAAGATTCGCAATACCGCCCGTTTCTTGTTGGGCAATTTACATGACTTTGACCCGGAAAAGCATACGGTGCCTTATGAGGAGTTGCCGGAATTAGACCGCTACATGCTGCACCGGATGACGGAGGTGTTTCAGGACGTTACCGAGGCGTTTGATAGTTATCAGTTCTTCCGCTTTTTCCAGACAATACAAAATTTCTGCGTGGTTGATTTGTCCAACTTCTATCTGGATATTGCCAAAGATCGTCTCTATATCAGTGCCCCCGACTCTCCCCGACGTCGTAGCTGTCAAACGGTGATGGTAGTAGCCTTGGAGAATTTAGCACGAGCGATCGCACCGGTACTATCTCACCTGGCAGAGGATATCTGGCAATACCTCCCCTACAAAACGCCCTATAAATCGGTGTTTGAAGCCGGGTGGGTGAAGTTAGAAGAGGAGTGGAAGGCAGACACTGATTTGGTTGACCGATGGGAAGGACTGCGAAAAATCCGTATAGGAGTTAACAAAGCCTTGGAGCAGGCAAGGGCTGATAAGAAGATTGGTTCTTCCCTAGAAGCTAAAGTGTTGATCTATGACCCTGGAAAGCTGTGGTATAGATGGTTGCAAACCCTCAATCCACAAGATAGTGTGGGCGACGGCAATTATGTTGATGAATTGCGCTATCTCTTCTTAGTTTCTCAGGTGGAATTGACAGACTCAGAGGAGGTTATAGAGAAAGCACAGTATCAAACTGCGATTATGGATTTGGGATCATCTGTCATGATGATTATGAGAGTAGGTATGGAAAACGCAGAAGGCGAGAAATGCGATCGCTGCTGGAATTATTCCACCCGTGTTGGCACAATATCAGAGCATCCTTTATTGTGCGATCGCTGTGTGTCTGCCTTGAAAGGTCAATTTTAATCGGGCTGTCCGCACCCACCTCTCTGATTTAAGCGGCGTGGCTAGCAACTCTTAAGAAAACATCTTCCTAGGGGCAAGGCATACCTTACCTTGCCCCTACCTGTAGGCAAATTTCCCTAAAACAAAACCCCACAACCTTTACAGATTGCAGGGCTTGCTTTATCTTTGATTTGGTGGCGGGAGGCGGATTTGAACCACCGACCTTCGGGTTATGAGCCCGACGAGCTACCAGGCTGCTCTATCCCGCGTCGTCGTCGCTTTTTCTAGTATAACCCTAAGTTTCCAAAAAAGACAACCCTTAAAGCATAGAAAGTTCACCCATGACCTCTAAACGCTTGTAGTTAGCGAGTTTCATGAATGTTTCGGACAGAGTTTCCGATACCGAGGGCGTAATCCAACCCATTTGCTTGAGTAGGTGGATAGCAACGGCATACTTGGCTCGTTTCGCGCCATCCATCACCTTAATCGCGATTCCCATGCCTTCCCCAATCCGACCAATGCATTGAACGCCCTCTGACCCGGCTTTACTCACCAGTTCTCCTTGTGACAATCGCATCAGTTCCGTATCAAATGCGCCTTCACCTGAAATCAGGTGAGGATGATGGGTCATGGCGCGGACAATGCGCTCCATTGCCAAGTTGTCACCGGAAGCCAACTGGGCATACAACGAGGCCATTTGCCGCAGTTGTACAAAGTAAGTCGGAGCACCACAGTCATCGTGTGCCTGAATCAACTCCTCTCCTGGCATCTTCATCAACTCAGCCACTTGGCTCAAGATGAGCTTTTGTACCGGATGGTGATACTGTAAATAGCTGGTGAGAGGCCATTGACGTTGTTGGCAAACGGCTAACATTCCTGCATGTTTACCAGAGCAGTTGTGTTGCAGTGGGCTTTTCGTCCCTTCGGGAATCGGACATTGCAGGGCTGACGGGTCTACATCACAGCGCCAAAGGATATGGAAAACCTGACGGACTTGTTCCACTTTGCCCTGATGGGAGCTACAGATAATCGCCAAATCCCGGTCATTCAGGTTATAGCGTTCTAGTGTGCCGGTGGTAGTAACCGCTAGCGCCTGAAAAGGTTTGAGAGCTGAACGAATAAAGGTTGAGGTCTCTGGGTTACCCGCCACAGATAAAACCCGTCCCCGGTTATCACAGACGACGGCTTGAACTCGATGGGTCGATTCGACGATTCCTTCGCGCAGCAATCGTACTTCTATGACTGGTGTTTGAGTGCGTTTTCCCCTTGTCATGCCTAAAACCTTAACCCTGTAAGGGGACGCAATAATTGCTGTTGGATCACAGCCGCGCTGATTCTGACTGACCGCCTAGAGTTTATAAAAAATTCCAAATTAAGCTACCACCAAAAACCAACAAAATAAGAATGCCAAATGTCCGCTTCAGACGTTTCAGAATGGGTTGGACTTGATAAGAGACAATCAGGCGATCGCGGGTCAAAATTTCTGGCGGCTTTGTCCAGGTTTGACCATCATACCAACCTGACTCCTCATAAAATATTGTCTCCTTTAATAGGCGATCACGCACGTAAGACCAACCCAAATAGAGCCGCAACAACGTCAACGCCAAGAACAAGCCTGCACCCGCCGCACCACAAAGCAGAAACTGTAGGGTATAACGAGTGGGCGCAAAACTGGCAGATGCCCAAGGGCCAGCCAGCATCCAACTCACTCCCCATACCCAAACCAGTTTCTTAATATAGTTTGGCAGATCCAGCGTTCCCCAGCGAAAGAACCAGGACTCTTGCAATTCCTGATACTCGTTGATTGGTTGTTGCTCAGTGGGAACTGGGCAGATAGAAACAGAAGAGTCCATCATATTTAGTCACTGTTGCGGTTGGGATACCTGAAATTCAATCTGTTCCGCGTGACCCCAGAACGCTTCCAAATTATAGAACTCTCGCTCTTGAGGCAGCAAGATGTGGACAATCACCTCACCGTAGTCCTGAAGAATCCAACTACTCTCAGCGACACCCTCCGTCCTGAGAGATCGCCGTTCCCACTCCATCTCTACCTTCTGTTCAATCGCTTGAGAAATTGCCCGAACCTGCGCCCTAGAATAACCTGTCACAATCACAAAGAAGTCTGCCAGGTAACTGACTTCAGCGACCCTTAGAATAACGATATCTCCGGCTTTGCGGTCATCTGCGGCCTCAGCAATGGTTAACGCCAGACCCTTGCTCATATCTTGTGTTTGAGTACTGGTAGACACTAAGGTAGAAGGCATCTTCAATTGATCTCTCATTAAATTCTAAATTCCTTGTTCAAAACTGAATAAACGTGTATCAAGGGGACTGGGGATAGAAACAGGATGAAGAATGAAAAGTAGACCAAGGCTCAATTGTCTTAGCTTTTAACCTTTCTCCTTCATGCTTGTTACCCTTTGGACTTCCCTGGTTTGACACCTTGTTCAATCACGCTCATGCTTTCTTTTTACAAATTGTTCTTTGAACGTCTCGCATCATGTCTGAAGCCTGTGATCCACTTTTTTCACACATCTCTATCTCTCATCCCCATTGACGCTGTTCCTCAGAAACAACTGGGAGTTTCCCTAACCTTTCTCAGTTAGTTGCTCTTGGCGTTCCGTCTGGTGGCGAGACAAACCAAGTGCCCAATTTCGAGTCAAAATTGTGCGTGGGTGAATCAAACAACGACTATCAAACAAAAAGCCCAACGAATACTCGCTGGTGAGGCAAATAGCTTTGTAAAGGTCTTGTTTGCTAACTTGCCGTAATCTTTCCAATTCCGGTGTCTGACCCCGACTCGGCTCCAGACTATCCGCGAGAAAAACGACACAGCTTAAGGGACTCATACCTGGACGGCCCAAGGTGTGATGTGCGATGGCCTCCATTACCTCTTCATCTTGCATCCCAAATTGCTCTTTGGCGACAATCGCGCTGACATCGGCGTGCAATAGATGAGGTGTGGCTTCACAGATTGGGTCTATTTCTATCCCTTTATCCCTTGCCATCTGCAACAACACATTGGGCTTAAAGTATTTAGCCAGGTCGTGCATCAGTCCAGCTTGAGCAGCCTTTGCGACATCCAGATGATAATGCCGAGCTAGTTCAACGGACATCTGCTCTACACCTAAAATATGCTGAAGCCGAGAAGCAGGAACGTTATCTGCTAACCAGGTTAAGACCTGATCACGCATCAAAAATACTCCTAAAGGCAATGTCTTAAATCGGCAAATTGTATTACAGCAAAGCTATCAAACTTAACCATCACGTCCTCAAACTCTAGTCTGGCGCAAATGAAGGTAGCGCTAGCTCTTTTACTGCTGCTTTCCTTACGCGCCGCCTTGCGGCATTCGCGCAGTTTACGCCTCATCCAATCGCGCCCGGTACGCGATCACTTTTTTCTTGCTGTCGAGTAACGTCTTACGCACTGACAACCAGGAGAACATGTTCGTGCCCTCATTTTAGCTTAACGCTTTTGAACGACAGCAAAAAGTTCTTCATATTGGTCGAGTGCTTGCTCCAAAGTGTAGTGAGCCAGAGCGTACTGCCTACTCTTTTCCCCTAG is a window encoding:
- the ileS gene encoding isoleucine--tRNA ligase gives rise to the protein MTEAKSYKDTVNLPQTKFDMRANAVKREPELQQFWAEHQIYEQLSQNNPGEIFILHDGPPYANGSLHMGHALNKILKDIINKYQLLQGRKVRYVPGWDCHGLPIELKVLQNMKSEERQNLTPLTLRHKARDFALKAVDEQRQGFKRYGVWGDWEHPYLTLTPEYEAAQIGVFGQMVLKGYIYRGLKPVHWSPSSQTALAEAELEYPEGHTSRSLYAAFKMTEPAAGVKETLEPFLPDLGVAIWTTTPWTLPGNLAVAVNPELNYAVVQVGSESPYKYLIVAADLVERLSETFGTPLTVKATMPGKALEHSIYQHPLFDRQSPVVIGGDYVTTESGTGLVHTAPGHGQEDYQVGQRYGLPILSPVDDKGNFTQEAGKFAGLNVLKDANEAIIQAMQAAGSLLKEEPYLHKYPYDWRTKKPTIFRATEQWFASVEGFRDEALKAIASVKWIPAQGENRITPMVAERSDWCISRQRNWGVPIPVFYDEATNEPLLTEETIAHVQAIIAEKGSDAWWELSVEELLPENYRNNGKSYRKGTDTMDVWFDSGSSWASVVNQRDELRYPADLYLEGSDQHRGWFQSSLLTSVASNGCAPYKTVLTHGFTVDEEGRKMSKSLGNGFDPMEVIEGGTIQLQKKGKKEKVTMPPYGADVLRLWVSSVDYSADIPLSTTILKQLGDVRGKIRNTARFLLGNLHDFDPEKHTVPYEELPELDRYMLHRMTEVFQDVTEAFDSYQFFRFFQTIQNFCVVDLSNFYLDIAKDRLYISAPDSPRRRSCQTVMVVALENLARAIAPVLSHLAEDIWQYLPYKTPYKSVFEAGWVKLEEEWKADTDLVDRWEGLRKIRIGVNKALEQARADKKIGSSLEAKVLIYDPGKLWYRWLQTLNPQDSVGDGNYVDELRYLFLVSQVELTDSEEVIEKAQYQTAIMDLGSSVMMIMRVGMENAEGEKCDRCWNYSTRVGTISEHPLLCDRCVSALKGQF
- a CDS encoding asparaginase, giving the protein MTRGKRTQTPVIEVRLLREGIVESTHRVQAVVCDNRGRVLSVAGNPETSTFIRSALKPFQALAVTTTGTLERYNLNDRDLAIICSSHQGKVEQVRQVFHILWRCDVDPSALQCPIPEGTKSPLQHNCSGKHAGMLAVCQQRQWPLTSYLQYHHPVQKLILSQVAELMKMPGEELIQAHDDCGAPTYFVQLRQMASLYAQLASGDNLAMERIVRAMTHHPHLISGEGAFDTELMRLSQGELVSKAGSEGVQCIGRIGEGMGIAIKVMDGAKRAKYAVAIHLLKQMGWITPSVSETLSETFMKLANYKRLEVMGELSML
- a CDS encoding CGLD27 family protein; this encodes MMDSSVSICPVPTEQQPINEYQELQESWFFRWGTLDLPNYIKKLVWVWGVSWMLAGPWASASFAPTRYTLQFLLCGAAGAGLFLALTLLRLYLGWSYVRDRLLKETIFYEESGWYDGQTWTKPPEILTRDRLIVSYQVQPILKRLKRTFGILILLVFGGSLIWNFL
- the rsfS gene encoding ribosome silencing factor — translated: MRDQLKMPSTLVSTSTQTQDMSKGLALTIAEAADDRKAGDIVILRVAEVSYLADFFVIVTGYSRAQVRAISQAIEQKVEMEWERRSLRTEGVAESSWILQDYGEVIVHILLPQEREFYNLEAFWGHAEQIEFQVSQPQQ
- the yqeK gene encoding bis(5'-nucleosyl)-tetraphosphatase (symmetrical) YqeK; protein product: MRDQVLTWLADNVPASRLQHILGVEQMSVELARHYHLDVAKAAQAGLMHDLAKYFKPNVLLQMARDKGIEIDPICEATPHLLHADVSAIVAKEQFGMQDEEVMEAIAHHTLGRPGMSPLSCVVFLADSLEPSRGQTPELERLRQVSKQDLYKAICLTSEYSLGFLFDSRCLIHPRTILTRNWALGLSRHQTERQEQLTEKG